One genomic segment of Acidovorax sp. 107 includes these proteins:
- a CDS encoding CDGSH iron-sulfur domain-containing protein: protein MVEAGKDYWWCSCGQSKNQPFCDGTHKAAGQFVPVKYAAAESAIVYFCGCKQSGRAPLCDGSHKKV from the coding sequence ATGGTTGAGGCAGGGAAGGACTATTGGTGGTGTTCATGTGGGCAGAGCAAGAACCAGCCGTTTTGCGACGGAACGCACAAGGCAGCCGGTCAATTTGTGCCAGTGAAGTATGCGGCTGCGGAGAGTGCGATAGTTTACTTTTGCGGCTGCAAGCAGAGCGGCAGAGCACCGCTGTGCGACGGCTCGCACAAGAAGGTCTGA
- the panD gene encoding aspartate 1-decarboxylase, giving the protein MYRTLLKSKIHRTTVTDCELHYEGSCAIDENLLEAANMMENEQVHIWNINNGERGSGIISVNGSAARRAAVGDLLIIAAFAQVPEERCKGFEPKLVFVDEQNRIKEQRSHILVQEASHVPTHADHHGGDSA; this is encoded by the coding sequence ATGTACCGCACCCTGCTCAAATCCAAGATCCACCGCACCACCGTCACCGACTGCGAGCTGCACTACGAAGGCTCCTGCGCCATTGACGAGAACCTGCTTGAAGCCGCCAACATGATGGAGAACGAACAGGTTCACATCTGGAACATCAACAACGGCGAGCGCGGCTCGGGTATCATTTCCGTCAACGGCTCGGCCGCGCGCCGCGCTGCCGTGGGCGACCTGCTCATCATTGCCGCTTTCGCCCAGGTGCCCGAAGAAAGGTGTAAGGGCTTCGAGCCCAAGCTGGTCTTCGTGGACGAGCAGAACCGCATCAAGGAACAGCGCAGCCACATCCTGGTGCAGGAAGCATCCCATGTGCCGACGCACGCTGATCACCACGGCGGCGACAGCGCCTGA
- a CDS encoding citryl-CoA lyase — translation MARKNKPIRSDIAWSTPDRIIVHGKSLPDEILGHLNLGDMAFLQILGRMPTPQESNVFNAIAVTLVEHGITPSALAARLTYAGAPESLQAAVAAGLCGLGSVFVGSTEGTAKMLYEALPPGTQGADLERIARDTVAAFRARGQIIPGLGHPLHKPVDPRAPRLFQIAEDNDFSGDYIRLEQLICAEAERVAGKSLPVNATGAIGAISCELGLPWKIVRGIGVFARAIGLVGHILEESDNPIAVEIWQRVEDEATQHIRPQGA, via the coding sequence ATGGCCCGCAAAAACAAGCCCATCCGCTCCGACATCGCCTGGAGCACCCCCGACCGCATCATAGTGCACGGCAAGAGCCTGCCCGACGAGATCCTCGGCCATCTCAACCTGGGTGACATGGCCTTCCTGCAGATCCTCGGGCGCATGCCGACGCCGCAGGAATCGAACGTGTTCAACGCCATTGCGGTGACGTTGGTCGAGCACGGCATCACGCCGAGCGCGCTGGCCGCGCGCCTGACCTACGCCGGTGCGCCCGAATCGCTGCAGGCGGCGGTGGCGGCCGGCTTGTGCGGCCTGGGCAGTGTGTTCGTCGGCAGCACCGAAGGCACCGCCAAGATGCTGTACGAGGCACTTCCGCCGGGCACCCAGGGCGCCGATCTGGAGCGCATCGCCCGCGACACCGTGGCCGCCTTTCGTGCACGCGGCCAGATCATTCCCGGGCTCGGCCATCCCTTGCACAAGCCGGTCGATCCGCGTGCCCCGCGCCTGTTCCAGATCGCCGAGGACAACGACTTTTCTGGGGACTACATCCGGCTCGAACAACTGATCTGCGCCGAGGCCGAACGCGTCGCTGGCAAGTCGCTGCCCGTCAATGCGACCGGCGCCATCGGCGCCATCAGCTGCGAACTCGGGCTGCCATGGAAAATCGTGCGCGGCATCGGCGTCTTCGCGCGCGCCATCGGGCTGGTGGGCCATATCCTCGAAGAGAGCGACAACCCGATCGCGGTCGAGATCTGGCAACGTGTCGAAGACGAGGCCACCCAGCACATCAGGCCACAAGGCGCCTGA
- a CDS encoding CoA ester lyase, translating into MTANPTAPRAYLFVPADRPERYAKARASGADVVIVDLEDAVAPEAKALAREALAALLEEAAPLAVRINAAGTPWFEDDLELCRHPGVAAVMLPKAEGIDAVCTVVEATYKDVLPIIESARGLQDIHSIARVPGVIRLAFGSVDLALDLGIDCAPDGAETELLAFRSQMVLASRLAGLAAPVDGVSTAIDDLHRLQADTERALRLGFGAKLCIHPKQVVAVQTVFTPTPERLDWARRVCEAFESANGGAVAVDGQMVDLPVVQRARAVIRSAGLEA; encoded by the coding sequence ATGACAGCCAACCCCACCGCCCCGCGCGCCTACCTTTTCGTGCCCGCCGATCGACCCGAGCGCTATGCCAAGGCCCGCGCCAGCGGAGCGGACGTGGTCATCGTCGATCTGGAAGACGCTGTGGCCCCCGAGGCGAAAGCGCTCGCGCGCGAGGCGCTGGCGGCGCTACTGGAGGAGGCTGCGCCGCTGGCGGTTCGCATCAATGCCGCTGGCACGCCGTGGTTTGAGGACGACCTCGAACTGTGTCGTCATCCTGGCGTGGCGGCGGTGATGCTGCCCAAGGCCGAGGGCATCGACGCCGTCTGCACCGTGGTCGAGGCCACCTACAAGGACGTGTTGCCGATCATCGAGTCGGCGCGCGGTCTGCAAGATATCCACAGCATTGCGCGCGTGCCGGGCGTGATTCGCCTGGCCTTTGGAAGCGTCGACCTGGCGCTCGATCTGGGCATCGACTGCGCGCCCGATGGCGCGGAGACCGAGCTGCTGGCCTTCCGCTCCCAAATGGTGCTGGCTTCGCGGCTGGCCGGGCTGGCTGCGCCGGTCGATGGCGTCAGCACCGCGATCGACGACCTGCACCGCTTGCAGGCCGACACCGAACGCGCGCTTCGACTCGGCTTTGGCGCCAAGCTGTGCATCCACCCGAAGCAGGTGGTTGCCGTTCAGACGGTGTTCACGCCCACCCCCGAGCGGCTTGACTGGGCGCGCCGCGTCTGCGAAGCATTTGAATCGGCCAACGGCGGTGCCGTGGCCGTGGACGGCCAGATGGTGGACCTGCCGGTGGTCCAGCGCGCGCGCGCCGTGATACGCAGCGCCGGCTTGGAAGCCTGA